Proteins encoded within one genomic window of Gammaproteobacteria bacterium:
- a CDS encoding 3'-5' exonuclease, giving the protein MKVLVYDIETVPDTQSGRRLLGLGDDLPDADIVRALEQIQFQKNGRTFLPHHLHRIVSISLLLESAAEEEPTLWSLDGDETEILERFFTGIDQYAPQLVSWNGAHFDLPVIHYRSLLHGIVAPRYWETGDEDREFRYNNYLNRYHWRHLDLMDVLSLYDFHAAASLDNISKLIGAPGKQGMDGGQVWEAFQAGERERISNYCETDVLNTYLVFLRFELMRGRIGRAACDDRCRRLREMLEASGKPHLEEFAASMQQ; this is encoded by the coding sequence GTGAAAGTGCTGGTGTACGACATCGAGACGGTGCCGGACACGCAGTCGGGGCGGCGCCTGCTGGGCCTCGGCGACGACCTGCCCGACGCCGACATCGTGCGCGCGCTGGAGCAGATTCAGTTCCAGAAGAACGGCAGAACCTTCCTGCCGCACCACCTGCACCGCATCGTCTCGATTTCGCTGCTGCTGGAGTCCGCGGCGGAGGAAGAGCCGACGCTGTGGTCGCTCGACGGCGACGAGACCGAGATACTGGAGCGCTTTTTCACCGGCATAGATCAGTACGCGCCGCAACTCGTCAGCTGGAACGGCGCGCACTTTGACTTGCCGGTCATCCACTACCGTTCGCTGCTGCACGGCATCGTCGCGCCGCGCTACTGGGAGACCGGCGACGAAGACCGCGAGTTTCGCTACAACAACTACCTCAACCGCTACCACTGGCGCCACCTCGACCTGATGGATGTGCTGTCGCTGTACGACTTCCACGCCGCCGCCTCGCTCGACAACATCTCCAAACTGATCGGCGCGCCCGGCAAGCAGGGCATGGACGGCGGCCAGGTGTGGGAGGCGTTTCAGGCCGGCGAGCGCGAGCGCATCAGCAACTACTGCGAGACCGATGTGCTGAACACCTACCTGGTGTTTCTGCGTTTTGAGTTGATGCGCGGGCGCATCGGCAGGGCCGCCTGCGACGACCGCTGCCGGCGGCTGCGCGAGATGCTGGAAGCCTCCGGCAAACCGCACCTGGAAGAGTTTGCCGCGTCAATGCAGCAGTAG
- the cysM gene encoding cysteine synthase CysM codes for MNDSPATAAPTIADCIGNTPLVRLQRMAAGTGSEVLVKLEGDNPAGSVKDRPAFNMIAAAERRGDIRPGDTLIEATSGNTGIALAMAAAIKGYRMILIMPENMSEERRACMKAYGAEIILVPEEASMEGARDLAAEMGRDGKGLVLDQFANPDNPLSHYRGTGPEIWRDSGGGLTHFVSSMGTTGTIVGVSRFLKEKNPAVEIVGVQPEEGSKIPGIRAWPPAYLPKIYDASCVHRMLEVSRDAAEDVMRRMAAEEGIFCGISSGGCVHAALRVAREERGRVVVAIVCDRGDRYISTGVFPA; via the coding sequence ATGAACGATTCACCCGCCACCGCCGCCCCGACCATCGCCGACTGCATCGGCAACACGCCGCTGGTGCGCTTGCAGCGCATGGCCGCCGGCACCGGCAGCGAGGTGCTGGTTAAACTCGAGGGCGACAACCCGGCGGGTTCGGTCAAGGACCGCCCGGCGTTCAACATGATCGCCGCCGCCGAACGCCGTGGCGACATCCGCCCGGGCGACACGCTGATCGAGGCGACCAGCGGCAACACCGGCATCGCGCTGGCGATGGCCGCCGCCATCAAGGGCTACCGGATGATTCTGATTATGCCGGAGAACATGAGCGAGGAACGGCGCGCCTGCATGAAGGCGTACGGCGCCGAGATTATCCTCGTGCCGGAAGAGGCCAGCATGGAGGGCGCGCGCGACCTCGCCGCCGAAATGGGGCGCGACGGCAAGGGCCTGGTGCTCGACCAGTTCGCCAACCCCGACAACCCGCTGTCGCACTACCGCGGCACCGGGCCCGAGATCTGGCGCGACAGCGGCGGCGGCCTGACGCACTTTGTCAGTTCAATGGGCACCACCGGCACCATCGTCGGCGTCTCGCGCTTCCTGAAGGAGAAGAACCCGGCGGTGGAAATCGTCGGCGTGCAGCCGGAGGAAGGCTCGAAAATTCCCGGCATCCGCGCGTGGCCGCCGGCCTACCTGCCGAAGATATACGACGCATCGTGCGTGCACCGCATGCTGGAGGTGTCGCGCGACGCCGCCGAGGATGTCATGCGCCGGATGGCGGCGGAAGAGGGGATCTTCTGCGGCATCTCGTCGGGCGGCTGCGTGCACGCCGCGCTGCGCGTCGCGCGCGAGGAGCGCGGGCGCGTCGTCGTCGCCATCGTCTGCGACCGCGGCGACCGCTACATCTCGACGGGGGTTTTTCCGGCGTGA